From bacterium:
TTGGCACCCGCGCCGCAGAAAGCGCAGCCGTAAAAGGGCGGATTTTCCCCGATCCCGTCCGCCGTTCGGCCGTCTTGCCGAAGGGGAAACCCTTATTGTAAGGTCGGGATACCGTACAATTCGAAAAACAGAGGGCGGGAGGACGTTCTGTGGATTTCCAGCACACAGATTTGCAGCGAAGCGCGCGCCAGATGTTCAAGGATTTTGTCGATCGGGAAATCCGTCCGATCGCGATGGAGTATGAGCTCGCAGATCGGTATCCGGTCGAAGCTGTCGAGAAAATGAAGGAGCTCGGCTTCTTCGGCCTCGTCATACCGGAAGCCTACGGCGGCGGCGGAATGGACGAGGTGTGCTACGCCATCGCCATGGAAGAGCTCTCGGTCGGGTGGATGAGCGTGGCTGGAATTCTCGGCGGACACATGATGACCGCCTGGATGATCATGAATCACGGAACCGATGAGCAGAAAGACACCTATCTCCCCAAGATGGCGAGGGGCGAGTGGCGCTCGGGCATGGCGCTGACCGAAGCGGGCTCGGGCTCCGACTCCGCCGCCCTGCGCACCGCGGCCGCGAGGGAAGAAGACCAGTGGGTGGTCAACGGCTCGAAGATGTACATCACCAACGCCGAGCACGGCACCATGTTCAGCACATTTGTGCGGACCGACCCCGCCGCGCCCAAGGCGAAGGGAATTTCCTGCCTGATGATCCACAAGGGCACTCCGGGCTTTCGGGTGGGCCGCCACCTGAAGAAAATGGGCTACCGGGGGGTGCGCTCGAGCGAGCTGGTGTTCGAAAGTGCGCGCGTTCCCCTGGAAAATCTTCTGGGGAAGGAAAATGAAGGATTCCCGATGATCATGAGCGCCCTCGAGGGCGGCCGGATCAACGTGGCCGCCCGCAGCGTGGGCCTCGCCCGTGCGGCGTTTGAGGATTCGATCCGCTACGCCCAGCAGCGCGAGACCTTCGGCAAGCCCATCGCCCAGCACCAGCTCATCCAGGCCAAGCTGGCCGAGATGGCCACCCGGATCGAGGCGTCCAAGCTCCTCACCTACCAGGCCGCCACCCTGAAGCAGCAGGGCAAGCGGTGCGACCTCGAGGCGGGGATGGCGAAGTTCTTCGCCTCCGAGACGGCGGAGTTTTGCGCCAGCGAGGCGGTTCAGATTCACGGGGGGATGGGCTACATCCAGGAGCTTCCGGTGGAGCGCTACTTCCGCGACTGCAAGCTCCTCACCGTGGGCGAGGGCACCAACGAGATCCAGCGGCTCCTCATCGCCAGGCGGCTCCTCGAGCGGTATCCGGTCTGACTTTTCCACATCGAAAAAAAAACGCCCCGCCGCGTGACGGGGCGTCTTTTTTTTATCTTCCGCGCTAATTGTCGAGATTCAGGACGATCGATTTCACCGCCAGCTACATGCCGAGGCTCTCGATGCCGCCCCCATCGGCCTCGGTCCAGTTTCCGTTGATGTGCATCTGATAGTGCGCGGCACCCATGCACTCCTCCTTCGGGCCGGAGTGTTCCGGGAAGGAAACACGGTCCATCCGCGGGGAGGCGCCGGTCCATGCCCTTTCCCGTTCAGGCTCGAGGAGCAGTTGCCACAACGCGCAGAGTTTTATCTGCCGTACACAACCCGGGGAAACCACAAAACGATTTCGGGAAAGAGGATGACAAGAAAAAGGCCGAAAGCCTGAATGCATAGAAAGGGTATGGCGGATCGGAAGATCATCGCCATGGTGATTTCGGGGGGCGCGACGCTCTTCAGGTAGAAAAGGGCGTAGCCGAACGGCGGGCTCAGGAACGACATTTGCATATTAACCATGTAGACCACGCCGAACCACAGCGGAACATCCTTGGGGTCCACGCCCGGAAGCCCGAACAGGCCGCCCCAGGGAAGTTTCGTCATCAGCGGAACGAAGATGGGGACGGCGAGAAGAAGAATGCCCACCCAGTCGAGGAACATGCCGAGAATGATGAGAACGCCCATCATGATCAGGAGGATGCCGTAGGGCCCGAGACCGGTTCCGACCAGCGTGTCGATGACGAATTGCTGTCCGCCGTTCACGATGTAGAAGCCGACGAAGATGCTGGCGCCGAAGATGATCCAGAGCACCATGGCCGAGGCCTTGAGGGTGACAACGGCGGCCTGCTGGATCGTGGTCCAGCTGAGGCGGCGGTGCAGCGCCGAGACGACCAGGGCGCCGAAGGTTCCGATTCCGGCCGCTTCCACCGGCGTGGCGACCCCGGAGAAAATCACGCCGAGCACCAGAATGATCAGCGCGATCGGGGCGAAAATGTTCTGGAGAAGGGCGATTTTCTCGCGGAAGCTGACGCGCTCCTCGATCGGCAGCGCGGGGCCCATCGCGGGATTCAGGTAGCTTCGAATAGTGACGTAGAGGATGTAGAGCCCCGAGAGGAGAAGGCCGGGGAAGACGGCCCCGATGAACAGTTCTCCGACCGACTGTTGGGCCACCACGGCGAAGATGATGGCCAGGATGGAAGGCGGTATGAGGATGCCGAGCGTCCCGCCCGCGAGGATGGCGCCGCAGGCCATTTCCGGGTCGTAGTTGCGCTTGAGCATGGCGGGCAGGGCGATGATGCCCATCGTGACTTCCGCCGCGCCGATGACGCCGACCATGGCGGCGAGGATCGTCGAGGCGATGATGGTGGCGGAGGCGAGCCCTCCCCGCAGGCCGCCGAGAATCTTGTAGACCATGTCGAAAAGCTCTTCGATCACCCCGGCGCGCTCGAGCATCGCCGCCATGAAGATGAACAGGGGAATGGCCGAAAGCTGATAGTCCGTCATGAAGGGGAAGATGCGCGAGGGCAGGATGTTGAGCATGCTGAGGTCGCTGAACAGGTACAGGAAAAGAACTCCGAGGCCGCCCGTGACGAAAGCGAGCGGGAGGCCCGCCATCAACAGAATGACGAGCGAGCCGAAGAGGAAGAAAGTGAGCCAGCCGATGCTGAGTTCGAGTCCCATGTGTCAGGCTTCCTTTCCTGCCAGTTTCATGATGTCTTTCATCAGTTTCGAGAGGCCCTGCAACAAAACCAGAAGTGCACCGATGGCCAGCGTGCTCTTGACCGGCCAGTACTGGATGGCCCATTCGGTGAAGGAAACCTCCCAGACGTTCACCGAATCCATCATGAAGATGAACCCGGTCCACATGAGCGCCCCGGAAAACAGAAAGAAGAAAAACGAGGTCAGGATGTCCACGACCGCCTGCACCTTCCGCGACATGTGAACGTAGAGAACATCCACCCGCACATGGGAATCCTCTCGGAGAGCGAACCCTCCGGCGATGAGGTATTGCATCCCGAACATCAAGAACATGCCTTCGTGCGCCCAGTTGGTGGGCGAATTGAAGACGTACCGCGCGAGCAC
This genomic window contains:
- a CDS encoding TRAP transporter large permease subunit translates to MGLELSIGWLTFFLFGSLVILLMAGLPLAFVTGGLGVLFLYLFSDLSMLNILPSRIFPFMTDYQLSAIPLFIFMAAMLERAGVIEELFDMVYKILGGLRGGLASATIIASTILAAMVGVIGAAEVTMGIIALPAMLKRNYDPEMACGAILAGGTLGILIPPSILAIIFAVVAQQSVGELFIGAVFPGLLLSGLYILYVTIRSYLNPAMGPALPIEERVSFREKIALLQNIFAPIALIILVLGVIFSGVATPVEAAGIGTFGALVVSALHRRLSWTTIQQAAVVTLKASAMVLWIIFGASIFVGFYIVNGGQQFVIDTLVGTGLGPYGILLIMMGVLIILGMFLDWVGILLLAVPIFVPLMTKLPWGGLFGLPGVDPKDVPLWFGVVYMVNMQMSFLSPPFGYALFYLKSVAPPEITMAMIFRSAIPFLCIQAFGLFLVILFPEIVLWFPRVVYGR
- a CDS encoding acyl-CoA dehydrogenase family protein; its protein translation is MDFQHTDLQRSARQMFKDFVDREIRPIAMEYELADRYPVEAVEKMKELGFFGLVIPEAYGGGGMDEVCYAIAMEELSVGWMSVAGILGGHMMTAWMIMNHGTDEQKDTYLPKMARGEWRSGMALTEAGSGSDSAALRTAAAREEDQWVVNGSKMYITNAEHGTMFSTFVRTDPAAPKAKGISCLMIHKGTPGFRVGRHLKKMGYRGVRSSELVFESARVPLENLLGKENEGFPMIMSALEGGRINVAARSVGLARAAFEDSIRYAQQRETFGKPIAQHQLIQAKLAEMATRIEASKLLTYQAATLKQQGKRCDLEAGMAKFFASETAEFCASEAVQIHGGMGYIQELPVERYFRDCKLLTVGEGTNEIQRLLIARRLLERYPV